Genomic DNA from bacterium:
CTTTGCCACGGGGTTGCTGAGTTCTTTGCATTGCATCGGCATGTGCGGGCCGCTGGCCTCTCTCGGCTGCCGTGCAGGCCTCTCGCGTTCTTCCATAATCGCGCCGCTGCTTTTTGTTTCCGGCAAAATTGTCAGTTATTCCGTGCTTGGCTTGCTGGCAGGCTTCGCCGGTGCGGTGCTTATTGGTACGAACCTGCTTGGGAAGGCTACAGCGATTGCCTCTCTGGCTGGCGGTGCGCTGATGCTGATCATTCTGGCGCTGAACCATTTCCAGGTCAGCTCTCGCCATCTTACCCGGCTCTCGGCGGGGATTGCCAAAAGTTCGTTGAAAACGGGCCGCCGCGCCCCTCTGTATCTGGGGATCGCGGCGGCGCTCTTGCCGTGCGGTCTGCTCTATGCCATGGTCGCGCGCAGTGCCGCCGCCGGAGCGCCGCTGGCCGGAATGACCCTCATGCAGGCTTTCGGACTGGGT
This window encodes:
- a CDS encoding sulfite exporter TauE/SafE family protein, translating into MDAALAPDLAAAFATGLLSSLHCIGMCGPLASLGCRAGLSRSSIIAPLLFVSGKIVSYSVLGLLAGFAGAVLIGTNLLGKATAIASLAGGALMLIILALNHFQVSSRHLTRLSAGIAKSSLKTGRRAPLYLGIAAALLPCGLLYAMVARSAAAGAPLAGMTLMQAFGLGTSPALIGVGTLLRLIPPRWSRFGSIAAEIVMALTALILLWRGIAGFTMTPVHHSCCP